The genomic region attcatccttacttgtgggataccaataccaaagcttttaggacacggatgaagggagggaacaagtcaggtcacctaaacggaaggcaccactgcttgcaaaacctctctcccaaaaatagcctccgaagaagcaaaagtatcgaatttgtaaaatttggcaaatgtatgcagtgaagaccaagtcgctgccttacaaatctgttcaacagaagcctcattcttaaaagcccatgtggaagccacagctctggtggaatgagctgtaattcgttcgggaggctgctgtccagcagtctcataagccaatcggatgatgcttttcagccaaaaggaaagaggtagcagtcgctttctgacctctcctcttaccagaatagacgacaaacaaggatgatgtttgtctgaaatctttagtagcttttaaatagaattttaaagcacgaaccacgtcaagattgtgtataagtcgttccttcctagaaactggattaggacacagagaaggaacaataatttcctggttaatattcttattagaaaccacttttggaagaaaaccaggtttggtacgcaaaacaaccttatctgcatggaacaccagatagggtgaatcacactgcaaagcagacaattcagaaactcttcgagcagaagaaatggctactaaaaacaaaactttccaagataataacttaatatctatggaatgtaaaggttcaaacggaaccccttgaagaactgaaagaactaaatttagactccaaggaggagccacaggcttgtaaacaggcttgattctaactagggcctgtgcaaacgcctgaacgtctggtatagctgccaggcgcttatgtaaaagaatagacagagcagatatctgtccctttaaggaactagctgacagacctttctccaatccttcttggagaaaagctagtatccttggaatcctaaccttactccacgagtaacccttggattcacaccaaccaagatatttccgccatatcttatggtaaattttcctggtgacaggctttctggcctgtatcggagagtctataactgattcagagaaaccacgcttagctagaattaagcgttcaatctccaagcagtcagttgcagagaaactagatttggatgcttgaaaggaccttgaattacaagatcctgcctcgatggcagtttccatggtgggactgaTGACATGTCcagtaggtctgcataccaagtcctgcgtggccacgcaggcgctatcagaattaccaaagccttctcctgtttgattctggctattagccgagggagaagaggaaacggtggaaagacataagctagactgaatgaccaaggcgctattaaagcatctatcaatgccgccttgggatccctggatctggatccgtaaaggggaagtttggtgttctgacgggacgccatcagatccaattctggaatgccccatagctgggtcagctgaacaaaaacctccgggtggagttcccactcccccggatgaaaagtctgacgacttagaaaatccgcctcccagttgtctacccctgggatgtgaattgcagataaatggcaggagtgatcctctgcccatttgatgatcttggatacttccttcatcgctagggaactctttgtagcatacatcaatcatcagggaggaacagtcgtgatgttgtccgactgaaatctgatgaatttggcctccgctagttgaggctatgcttggagcgtgttgaatatcgctctcagctccaaaatgtttatcgagagaagagattcttcccgagaccatagaccctgagccttcagggagttccagaccacaccccagcccaacagactggcatcggtcgtgacaatgatccactccggtctgcggaaactcatttcctgagacaggttatcttgagacaaccaccagagaagagagtctctggttttctggtccatttgtatttgaggagataaatctgcgtaatccccattccactgcttgagcatgcacagttgcagtggtctgagatgaattcgggcaaaagggactacgtccattgccgccaccattaaaccaattacctccatgcactgagccacagaaggccgaggaatggaatgaagaactcggcaggtgttcaacagtttggacttcctgacctctgtcagaaagattttcatttctaccgagtctattagtgttcccaggaagggaacccttgtaagctgggacagagaacttttttctacgttcaccttccacctgtgagaccttagaaaggccagaacaatgtccgtatgagccttggctctgtggaaagacgacgcctgtattaatatgtcgtctaggtaaggtgctactgcaatgccccgcggttttagcaccaccagaagggaccctagcacctttgtgaaaattctgggagcggtggccaacccgaaaggaagggccacgaactggtaatgtttgtccagaaaggcgaaccttaggaactgatggtgatctttgtggataggaatatgtaggtacgcatcctttagatccacggtagtcatatattgaccttcctggatcatcggcaagattgtccgaatggtttccatcttgaaagacggaactctgaggaatttgttttgaatctttagatccaggattggcctgaaagttccctcctttttgggaactacgaacaggtttgagtaaaagcccagtccttgttctgcaattggaactgggtgtattactcccatttttaggagatcttctacacagcgtaagaatgcctgtttctttgtttggtctgaagacaaatgagaactgtggaaccttccccttgggggagaatccttgaattctagaaggtacccctgagcagctatttctaatgcccagggatccggaacgtctcttgcccaagcctgagcaaagagagaaagtctgccccctactagatccggtcccggatcgggggctaccgcttcaggctgtcttggtagcaggagcaggcttcttggcctgtttacccttattccagccctgcaagggtttccaggttgctttgggctggcaggcgttatcttgctttgcgacagcagaggttgcagcaggtccgctcctgaagttgcgaaaggagcgaaagttagccttgtttttggccttaaacggcctatcttgtggaagggcatgacccttgcccccagtgatatctgaaataatttctttcagctctgggccgaaaagggtcttccccttgaagggaatatttaacagttttgttttggacgacacatccgccgaccatgatttgagccaaagcgctcttcgcgccatgatggcaaaacctgagtttttcgccgctagtttagctaactggagagcggcatcagtgataaaagaattagccagctttagagcatgaattctatcaatgacctcatcgtatgaagtctccctctggagcgactcctccagggcctcgaaccaaaaagccgctgcagtagttacaggaataatgcaggcaattggttgaagcagaaaaccttgctgaacaaaaattttcttcagcaatccttccaattttttatccatgggatctttgaaagcacaactgtcctctattggtatagttgtacgcttagcaagtgttgaaacagcccccctctaccttagggaccgtctgccactcgtcccgcctggggtcgtttatggggaacattttcttaaagatagggggggggggaacaaagtgtacacctggtctctcccactccctagtcacaatatccgccaccctctttgggatcgtaAATgcctcagtgtaaacagggacctctaaaaacctgtccatcttacacaatttttctgggaccaccatggggtcacaatcatccagcgtagctaaaacctccttaagcaggacgcggaggtgttccagcttaaatttaaacgctaaggaatctgaatctgcccgctgagaaactaaatttctccctcagacagaccttccctcactgctacttctgagttttgtgagggtactacagataaattatccaaagcgtcTGATTGCtgatcctctgtatttaaaactgagctatcgcgctttcttggaaaaactggcagtttggataaaaatgctgcaaggaaattatccattactgctgctaattgttgtaaagtaataggggccaatgcgctagaggtactaggcatcgcttgtgcgggcgtaactggtgtcgacacatggggagaggaagaaggactatcctcattaccctctgttaaagaatcatcttgggttacatttttaagtgtcactggatggtctttaaaatgcttagatgttttagcatactttacacataaatgcaatgggggtaccgccatggcttttaaacataaagaacaaggtctatctgaagtctcaaacatgtttgacagacttatacagcactacaatacagaaaaaaaaatcactttttgaaaaaacgttactgtgtctttaaataataaaaagcacacactttttccaaatcaccaaaaaacatccgatctttatgaaaatttcaccacatgatcctaatgctttgaaatgattgcacacaaattttcaaatcaattaaccccttattgaccaaaccggagcaaattgcagtaaacaaccggtttaacacactacagcacggtgccacagtctttgctgcggccctaccttcccttagggttatttgtagcagaaatataagcctccttgatgtcctcctgcactctcaggactctacacatgaagctgcatgagctgtcttgaaaatcaactgcgcaactgaggcgtgaaaatgaggccccctccctcttcagtccagagttatggggccttcccgagtcagactaggcgtctgataatatgccaggcgaaataaaacccccaaaaagtgtttacaacgtttcaaacacttaaataaatataagattccattaataaaataatcgatttagcccatcacagtgtctaccagtatttaagcccttaactgaagccatccttctatactgtgtctcagaaaatggcttaccttccctcatggggattactgtcagtcttctagcattaccaggtcttgttagaaataaattactgagcataccttaagcagttaagcctgcaaactgttccccccaactgaagttctccggtactcaacagtactgtgtgggaacagcaatggattttagttacaacatgctaaaatctttttcctctcagcagaaatcttcatcactttctgcctcagagtaaatagtacaaaccggcactattttaaaataacaaactcttgattgaagaaataaaactacaaatctaacaccacaaactctttaccctcccgtggagatgctacttgttagagcggcaaagagaatgactgggggggctttgcctgaggggagctatatggacagctttgctgtgtgctctctttgccacttcctgtagggattgagaatatcccacaagtaaggatgaatccgtggactgaatacaccaagagaAATAAAAATCTGACACTGCACATTATAACAAGTAATAACAAAAAGCAGATTGCATTTACTTTACAGCTTGTTTTGGAGTGGACTAATTGCCGTTTGAATCTACCCTAAGTTATCAAACACAAAGGTTGTTATCAAAACTTTTTCTTCTGAGCTAGTAATGAACAAATGTTCCTGTAATGGCTTTTGAGCTTTTTTTTCCACAATAAAACAAAATACGTCTtttatagcagatattttttttttttaatctgtgttcTTAAACAATTAGTTTTTAAGGTGTCTCAAATATCTATTTAAATTGAtgacataccatatatatatatccagactaAATGAACATACACAATGCagcaacatataaaaaaaatacaagaagttatgTAGTAATTCAAAGTAATAAAATAATCAACAGCCAATTTTCTTTTAAAGTAAAAAATGAAGATTAACCAATCTTAGAATGCAAACTTAAATAAGAATAGGATGTGATTGTTAATTTATATGCATTCACATTTAACGCAACAGAATGAGTTGACAGCATATTATATATTAGTTCACTGTACAACGATTGGAACTGGACATTAAGCCACTGAAGTCTCTAACAGATACAAGCAGCTACAGACTGGGAAGCTTACAGGCAGAAATATACTCAGGGCTAGGAAACGGGGTTAGTCAACAAAGGCTGCCGACGTGCACAAGGTTTCTTTTTATATGATGCCCAGCGGCAGACTGGGCAGCAATGTCTCCCTCCAGCCAACCACATTACTATGCAATTGTGATGAAACACGTGCCCACATGGTAGACCCATAAGTAAAGAACCATTTTCAAAATTCTCTAAGCATACAACACATTCCGTACAGTGCAACATATTATCTGGCCAAGCATGCCAGTTTGGTTCCGTGTCATTCTTTGTGCAATGAGGTCCATATGGGCTACAGTTCCTAGGTTTGCTGGAACATGAGCAAGTGTGGTTAGTGCATTCTGATGCAGATTCATCTGTGCAACTAAGGTTACTACTTTCGTGTTCAAATAGTTCTTTCTTGCAAGTGCTCTCAGACTCAGATTCATCACTTTCTTGTGATCCTTCAGAACTGTCCTCAGTGTTGGAAGTGGAACATTGGAACTGCCAGGTTGGTAGGTTCTTAATGTAATCTGTTGGAATAAGAGGATGAAGCCATAAATCTGGGAATGCTAATCGCTCAAGAAACAAGTCAGGGTCATCATCCCAGTCTGAGTCAATAGGAAAATGGTGAAAGGAAGCAATTGGGTGAAACAAATAACTTGTGTACCAATCCCAAAGGCTAGACAACCACTCCAGGTTATTGGCGTTTAGTTCATCAGCATTGTTACGGCGTCTCTTCTTTTCAAAGTAGTCAATAAGCAAACCGTGACCAAGGTAAGTGCCAAGAAAGAGTGCAGGATGAGATGAGTAAAACATCCAATCTGCCCTCACCCATGAAGCTAAAGTGGTTGTATTTGAATAACGGAGTAGTTTTAAACTATACTCATAAAAACTATCCAGGTAAGGCAGTTGCAAAAAACCTAACACAGGAAGCCAAGAAATGATCAACAAGGAGTTGTATGTTCCTAAAGTGCTTATAAGAACCACAAATCTTTTAATGGTGGCTCCTTGAGTAATGAACAGGTCCATCCACGCCATAAGATTAACCAAAACTAAGCTCAGAACAAACAAGTCATTTACTTCTGGTTGCAATGAACGTAAAAAAGCATCCATGGCACGGAGAGATGGATATTCTCCTGTGTTATTGCCATATTTGTATATTCCTTCTGGAGTCTTAAGAACATAGGAGGGTGTCCTAAATATGCCAATTTCTTCCAAGTGGCTTTTATTATCCCACTTTTcaacatttacaaaaataaactctACTCTTCCAGTAAACTTAACACTTAAGGCAGAGAAGAAAGCTGGCGGCTGATCAAGGTTTGCAAACAGGAACAGCTTGACCTTGTATTGGTCACTAATGTTCCATTCATCTTTCAGATGTTCAGATTTGTAAATAGTCTTGATCCGTGAAGCAGCATGGGCAGTAATCCATTTGAAAATATGCTCGGTTTCAATTTTACGCCCGCTGTACTCTTTTAGCATTACTTTCCCTTTAGAAGTGCTTGTCTGAGGTACGGACATGATAAGGGTTGATCTGATCCAACCTCTCTTCCTGCAGTACCTGAAAGAACCAAAAACAGGAGCATAATTAAAactgtaataaaatgtttacatttgtaacaaacaaaatatgCATTAAGAATATTGTGCTATGCTATAATGGTTTTTGTGCCGATCCACAAAGGATCATTTTCTGAATTGGGTGTGAGGTTCTAGTGATGTtattacagaaataataataatagaatatcgATAGATAATTAGGTCACCACAGCTAAACAATTTTAATTGTGCAGGCTAATTAAGTGAATAAAAAAAGATAATGAGTTCAAATTAATTTTGCAACCAGTACGGTTATTTGGTATAATACAAAGTGGACTTAGGATtctaaaataattagcaattaatttaatagataaataaatcTGAACAATCTTAAACTGAATATTTAAACTTAAATGTGCAAGAGTACATTTCAGATCTGAATAGAAGAATTTTTTGCAATTTACTAGTAGTAGCAAAAATGCtactagtaaatgttattactgttccagacgcatacgtacatatgctactGTATGTGCCCAGCACACCTACATCCTACAAGCATGCCCGCTCCAAGTGCCAGCTGTGGTATGTATGACACAAACTAAGCTAATGCTGACAAGATACGTGGCATATATTAATGAAAAAGATatcaaatgttaaaatgtttagaaagcTAAAAGTAAAAATTGCATCAGAcaataaatagttaaagggacaggaaacctcaacattttatttcatgatttggatagaacacacaatttcaaacaactttccaatttacttctattatcaaatttgcttgactcttgttatcctttactgaagaagcagcattgcactactgaacacatctagttagccaatcacaagagacacgtgtgtgcaggtaccaatcagcagcttgctcccactaatgtaggatatgtgcaaattatttttcaacaagcgatacaaagaacaaaacacatttgaaaatagaagtgaatttaaaaagtgtctaaaatgacatgctctatctgaatcatgcaagtttaattttgactttgctatccctttaatactatgctCCGACTTTAATTTTTATTGATCATGGAAGTAGCTATATGAATGCAGCAATATTACTGGCACCAGCGGATGCACAGTAGGATACTGCTTCACACCACTTCACATGAACATGCTGCACTGCTGATCACATCATCAGAAAATGACCTTCAATGTAAAAGTACCATCAATAACATGAGCGAATGTATAAGTCCAATAACATTTCACTTACCTAGGATCACTGGAGCAGTTGAAGGTTCCTGTGCGGATACCAAATTTTGATACTTTTTTCACCATTTTCTCCCAGTGGGCTTTGCTCACAAGAGGACTTCTGTCATTTGCAACCACCTGCAAGttatcaaatataataaaaataaaattgtttgtaAAAACACCATATactactaaccccccccccccccgaaacacATATAGGAGAGAGATAATCCCTAATAGTCCACCAATGTGAGTACAGAAAAGTGCTGCACCACTAACCACCAAATGAAGGAaggccttaaaggcacagtaaagtcacaattacactttcatgattcagataggacattcaattttaaaaaactactaggctggtgattggtggttgcacatgtgTCTCTGGTCATTGGCTCCCCAGAGGTGTTCGCCtaactcccagtattgcattgcttttccaaagcctacctaggtttactctttaacaaaatgacaataaaagaacaaagcaaacttgataatagaaacacattggaaagttgttcaaaattacattctCAGAATCATGaatgttacattttgactttacagttCCTGTCTGGTAAATAGATGTAATGTGTGTAGCTACTCAAACATTTATGGAAATTCTTTTTTTCCCAGAAGGTAAATCTGACACATTTACCCCCCAGAATTCTACCAAAAAAATCCTGTTTGGCAGGACTAGAGTTTTTGTAAAGATACAGCTAAAATCCAACTTGATACTAAACCATTAGAGAGGTATAACAAACGTCCCCTATGTATTCGTCAAAGAAGGGTTTACCCTTTAGAGCGGAGATTTCACCAGTGAAGCAGACTAACCCTAGCccaagagaagagccacaaactggccaTGAGGCAGCCCATTGTAAGCCCAAGGAATCTAATGAAACAGGG from Bombina bombina isolate aBomBom1 chromosome 2, aBomBom1.pri, whole genome shotgun sequence harbors:
- the RNF103 gene encoding E3 ubiquitin-protein ligase RNF103 isoform X1 — protein: MWLKLFFLLLYFLILFVLARFFETIVWYESGIFASQLVDPVTLSFRQLKTILECRGLGYSGLPEKRDVRELVEKSGDLLEGELYSALKEEEASEAVSSTNFSGEMHFYELVEDTKDGIWLVQVVANDRSPLVSKAHWEKMVKKVSKFGIRTGTFNCSSDPRYCRKRGWIRSTLIMSVPQTSTSKGKVMLKEYSGRKIETEHIFKWITAHAASRIKTIYKSEHLKDEWNISDQYKVKLFLFANLDQPPAFFSALSVKFTGRVEFIFVNVEKWDNKSHLEEIGIFRTPSYVLKTPEGIYKYGNNTGEYPSLRAMDAFLRSLQPEVNDLFVLSLVLVNLMAWMDLFITQGATIKRFVVLISTLGTYNSLLIISWLPVLGFLQLPYLDSFYEYSLKLLRYSNTTTLASWVRADWMFYSSHPALFLGTYLGHGLLIDYFEKKRRRNNADELNANNLEWLSSLWDWYTSYLFHPIASFHHFPIDSDWDDDPDLFLERLAFPDLWLHPLIPTDYIKNLPTWQFQCSTSNTEDSSEGSQESDESESESTCKKELFEHESSNLSCTDESASECTNHTCSCSSKPRNCSPYGPHCTKNDTEPNWHAWPDNMLHCTECVVCLENFENGSLLMGLPCGHVFHHNCIVMWLAGGRHCCPVCRWASYKKKPCARRQPLLTNPVS